AAGTTTCGATAGTTGCAGCGCCTAGGCAAGAAGTGGTGGGTGGCTTACTGCAGTGTGGTCGGCGCCTTCAGAGCGCCGGGCAGGCATCCTCGAAGGCGTCCGTCCCTTGCGTGTCAGAGCCAGGCATCGGGTACGAGCGCTTGAAGGTAAACGCTTCAGCCGTTGGTCCATGAGCGCGCAAGTGGCCTAACTTCTCCTTCGCCTCGACGACCGTAGGGATGTGGTCTGCCTGAATCCACCACATCACCGTCGTGGCCTGCTTGAGTCGACCGAACCACTCCTTCCGGCGCCTCATGATTTCTAGGTGAGCGGTGTGGAAGACGTAGTGATGCAGGGACTCCACGTCCTGCCAGACGGACATGTTCACGATGCAGTTCTCGCCAAAGGGGCGCAGGGCCGTGGCGTCACCGTCGTCCGTTTGCAGGCGCCAGACGAAGCCTGGTGATTGCTCGGCGAGGGCGTTGATGCGCTCGAGATTGCCGACGAAGTCGGCTAGGCGCGGCGAGTCGATCGGCGCGAGCAGCTCGGCGATGTTCAGCTGGGCCAGTACGAAATCACGCATACCGCACGATCATGACTATCTCTTGGGCGCCAAGCGCCTCCGCACAGAGGGCTTTCGACCGACGTAGTTGACGTCCCGCGGCGCCAACTTGTGTCGCTCTGGGGCGCGTGCCGCGCCCTTGAACACCACGACCGATCCGTTTAGCAAATCGTGCAGGGATCGATGTCGTTTAGTGATTACCATCGTGCGGACTGACGGCACTCCCAGCAAGAGCTTGACCGCCCGGCGAGCGATGCCGTTCAAAACGAACAGGCTCTCGCCCGAGCGCTCGCTGACGGCCCGAATG
This DNA window, taken from Pseudomonadota bacterium, encodes the following:
- a CDS encoding DUF3291 domain-containing protein, encoding MRDFVLAQLNIAELLAPIDSPRLADFVGNLERINALAEQSPGFVWRLQTDDGDATALRPFGENCIVNMSVWQDVESLHHYVFHTAHLEIMRRRKEWFGRLKQATTVMWWIQADHIPTVVEAKEKLGHLRAHGPTAEAFTFKRSYPMPGSDTQGTDAFEDACPAL